The stretch of DNA ATGGCTTCGACAGCGAGCGGGTGTATGTCGCAGGGTTATCGGCCGGGGCCGGGCTGGCGACGCAACTGGCGCTGCATGATCCGCGGCGTTTTGCGGCGCTGGCGCTGCATTCGGGCCCCGCGTTCGGTGAAGCACGCTCTGGCATTGCCGCTATGGATGTGATGCGCCGAGGCCTGCGGCACGAGCCGGTGGCGCTGCTGGATCAGGCGCTCGATGTGGCGGCGTATCCTGGCATGCCGGCACTCATCATTCAGGGCGACGCCGATTCCGTGGTCGCACCGGTGAACGCAAGGCAGCTCGCGGCGGCCTTCGCGTATCTGAACCATTTGCCTGCCGCGAGTGTGGTGCATGAGAGCCGTGAAGCCGGGGTGAGCGTGACTTGGCACGACTACAGGCGCGCCGGACAAGCGGTGGTGCGGCTGTGCGAGGTGTCGGGTCTAGGGCATGCGTGGAGCGGTGGCGACGATACGGTGCCGTTTCATTCGGCGAGCGGGCCCGATGCGAGCGCGCTGATATGGGATTTTTTGAGTCAGGCCCGGCGCTTGCCCGAGGCGTAAGAGGCCCGCGCGCCGTGGAAGCGGAAGGCCATCGAGGCATCTGTCTAATGTGCCGCACGTGCCGCACGTGCCGGAAGGCCCGCGCTGGCGCGTCAAACCCCAAAGCGCGCCAGCGTTAGCAGCCGGGCCTCGGCATGATCGACGATGGGCCACGGATAATCCTGCCCCAGCACGACGCCTGCCTCGGCGAGCACATCGGCGGGCGCGAGCCATGGCTTGTGAATCCACTTCGGTGGCAAGCTTGCTAGCTGCGGCAAATAACGCGTGATAAAGCGGCCCTCCGGATCAAACGTCTCCGATTGCTTGACCGGATTAAACATGCGGAACCACGGCTGCGCATCGCAGCCCGTCGAAGCCGCCCACTGCCAGCCGCCGTTGTTCGCGGCGAAATCGAAATCATTCAGGCGGGCCGCGAAATAACGCTCGCCCCAGCGCCAGTCCAGTCCCAGATCCTTGACCAGAAAACTCGCGCTCAACATACGCAAGCGGTTGTGCATGTAACCGGTCTGGTTCAATTGCCGCATGGCGGCGTCGATCAGGGGATAGCCCGTGAGCCCCGCGCACCATGCCTGCCAGTGCGCCTGCGCCTGAGGGCCGTCATCCCAGCACAGCGCCTTGAACTTGCGGTTGAAGACTTCGCCCTCGGCTAACCGTGGGTGGTGCGCCAAAATCATGAAGAAAAAATCTCGCCAGATCAGCTCGGACAACCACGTCGCGCTGCCCCGGCCATGCGGTTGCAGGGCATCGGCATATGCGGCGCGCGCGAGCGTGCGGATCGAGATCGTGCCGAAACGTAGATGCACCGACAGATAGCTCGGGCCCTTCACGCCCGGGAAATCGCGTTGTTCGGCGTAGCGCCCGATGCGCGTCATGAAATCGTCCAGCAGCTGTTGCGCCCCACGCATGCCGCCCGGAACTTGCCGTTCAGGAGACGGAGCCGGGCCGAAGCCGAGCTGCGCCAGTGTCGGCGGGGCCCAATCGAGCGCGGCGGGCACGGCGGCGAGATGCGCCCAGTGCGCTTCAACCGGATAGGGGGCGAGATCGGCGGGCGTGAGGCGCTTCATCCAGCTGCGGCGGTACGGCATAAAAACCGAGAACGGAGTCTGGGCGGCGGTCAGAATCTCGTCGCCCTCGAAGATCACCTGATCCTTGAAGGTGTGCCATTGGCGGCCCGCGGCGTGCAGTTGCGCCGCGACGGCGGCATCGCGCGCCAGCGCCGCAGGTTCGTAATCGTGATTGGCCAGGACCGCCGTCACGTCCAGTTCAGCGCTGAGAGGAGCAATCAGTGCGAGTGGATCGCCGTGCCGCACCAGCAAACCGCCTCCGTTGGCGCGTAGCGCCTCGTCCAGCTCAGCTAGCGCGCTCAGGATGAACTCGACGCGGCGGTCTTGCGGGGGCGTATCGGGCTGGGTTTCGCGGGCGTCGTCGAGCAGCGGCTGGAGAATCGACGTATCGAAAACGAAGACGCACCAGACTCGCTCGTAATCCCGTAACGCGTGATAGAGCGCGGCGTGATCGGTGCTACGCAGATCGCGGCGAAACCACACCAGTGCGCTGCTCGATGGTGCACCGGGCTCACGCGAGCGTGCATTTGCGTTGACCTCGGGCAGGGTTGTCGCGGTCGATCCGGCATGCTCGCTCATAGGGCGGGCGGCAGATCGGGCTGGCCGGGTGAGGGGACGTCGAAGCAGCCTCGATAGGTGGCGTAAAACGAGCAATAAAGCGCGGTCGTCAACAGAATCGATGCTGCCATGAGCACGCCATAAGCGTATTTGCCCAGATCGAATGCTTGCAACAGCATCGAGATCCCAAGCGACATCACGATGATGGTGCTCACCCACAGCGCGCCGTAGACGAAAAACGCCCTCCGGTTGCGCCAGCAGCTCACCAGGCTAAAAAATATCGCCTTGACGGGCGGTATATCGTGCCAGGCCGTGAGCACCGGCGCGAACCAGAACATCATCATCACCGGAACATAGAGCACAAACGCCGTCAGCGCGGCGAGGGGCACACCGCTGCTGGCGAACACGTCGGGGTCCGTGGGCAGTGGCTGGTTGTTGAGCAGGTATTGCAGCAGCAGGCCATCGTCGGCCAGCGACGAGAGCCCTAGTACCAGCATGATGCCGGCCGTGTACAGCACGCCCAGCAGAAGCAGATGCCGCGCGACCTGAGCGCCATAAGTGCGAAAACCATCGGCTAGCAAGGTGGGAAACACCGGCTGGGCGGCAATCGTGTTGCGGCAGGCGCTCATGAACCCCACGGCGATGCCTGGAATAAACAGCAGCGGCAGCACGCTGCCCACCACCGGGACAAACCTCGCCACGAGCGCCATCACTAGCAGATAGGAGAGAAAGAGGGTCAACAGTGCTAGCGGATTCTGGCGCAAGAGCCAGAGGCCTTGCCGCAGCCAGAGATAACCGTTTTTGGCGGGAGCGTCGATGAGTTGCATGAGGTCGGGTATCAGGAAAGATAGCGGGAAAGGTCCGCGCCCGTGAGGCGCGTGCGCAAGATGCGCTCGAAATGACCGGGGTCATGCGGTTGCAGCAGCTCCGCCGTGCGCGGCAGATGGAAGTCGTATAGGCGAGAAACCCAGAAACGATACGCCGCAGCGCGCAGCATATCGTTCCAGTGTGCGGTTTCCGCTGCGGTGAAGGGGCGCACGGTCTGGTACGCGCGCAGCAGCGCGCCAGTGCGCTGTGGCTCAAGCTGGCCGCTAGCCAGATCGACGCACCAGTCGTTGATCGTGACCGCGACGTCGAACAGCCATTTGTCGCAGCCCGCGAAGTAAAAATCGAAAAAGCCGCCGAGGCGGGTGTTGCTGGCGGTGGCACTGTGTGCGTGTGACGCGCTTGCGGCTGGACGCGTGGCAAACAGCACGTTGTCGCGGAACAGGTCGCAATGACACGGCCCAGCGGGCAGTTCGGCATAGGCGGCGGAGGCGAAGAAGGCCTCCTGCCAGGCCAGCTCGGAGGTGAGCAGTGTGCGCTGTGCGTCGTTCAGATGCGGCAGCAGCGTGGGTACGGTGTCGCGCCACCATGGCAGGCTGCGCAAGTTGGGCTGATAGGGTGCGAAATCGCGTCCAGCCAGATGCAGCCGCGCCAGCATCTGGCCGACTTCGATGCAGTGCGCTTCGCTGGGCGCGAGCTCTGGCGCGCCTTCCAGCTTGGTCACGAGGGCCGCGGGCTTGCCATGCAGCATGCCGAACAGCGCGCCATCGTCGCGTGGCAGCGGGTCGGGCACCGGCACCTGATGGGCGGCGAGATGGCGCATCAG from Paraburkholderia hayleyella encodes:
- a CDS encoding extracellular catalytic domain type 1 short-chain-length polyhydroxyalkanoate depolymerase, translating into MVKSLTKFWMGSLRRLLDIQANSAHAATPPSSPHRAPGQPAASPPPMAPEAYESRVRPRAAAWAGGVWTCARHPVSPAPGRLVNHLQYGLYLPAGHTQAGRPLLVMLHGCNQSIDEFAEGTRMNLLADRFGFAVAYPEQSQQAHPHRCWHWYGTGDHAGVTEAQAVVSLVDALLAEYGFDSERVYVAGLSAGAGLATQLALHDPRRFAALALHSGPAFGEARSGIAAMDVMRRGLRHEPVALLDQALDVAAYPGMPALIIQGDADSVVAPVNARQLAAAFAYLNHLPAASVVHESREAGVSVTWHDYRRAGQAVVRLCEVSGLGHAWSGGDDTVPFHSASGPDASALIWDFLSQARRLPEA
- a CDS encoding cryptochrome/photolyase family protein; its protein translation is MSEHAGSTATTLPEVNANARSREPGAPSSSALVWFRRDLRSTDHAALYHALRDYERVWCVFVFDTSILQPLLDDARETQPDTPPQDRRVEFILSALAELDEALRANGGGLLVRHGDPLALIAPLSAELDVTAVLANHDYEPAALARDAAVAAQLHAAGRQWHTFKDQVIFEGDEILTAAQTPFSVFMPYRRSWMKRLTPADLAPYPVEAHWAHLAAVPAALDWAPPTLAQLGFGPAPSPERQVPGGMRGAQQLLDDFMTRIGRYAEQRDFPGVKGPSYLSVHLRFGTISIRTLARAAYADALQPHGRGSATWLSELIWRDFFFMILAHHPRLAEGEVFNRKFKALCWDDGPQAQAHWQAWCAGLTGYPLIDAAMRQLNQTGYMHNRLRMLSASFLVKDLGLDWRWGERYFAARLNDFDFAANNGGWQWAASTGCDAQPWFRMFNPVKQSETFDPEGRFITRYLPQLASLPPKWIHKPWLAPADVLAEAGVVLGQDYPWPIVDHAEARLLTLARFGV
- a CDS encoding BPSS1780 family membrane protein, whose translation is MQLIDAPAKNGYLWLRQGLWLLRQNPLALLTLFLSYLLVMALVARFVPVVGSVLPLLFIPGIAVGFMSACRNTIAAQPVFPTLLADGFRTYGAQVARHLLLLGVLYTAGIMLVLGLSSLADDGLLLQYLLNNQPLPTDPDVFASSGVPLAALTAFVLYVPVMMMFWFAPVLTAWHDIPPVKAIFFSLVSCWRNRRAFFVYGALWVSTIIVMSLGISMLLQAFDLGKYAYGVLMAASILLTTALYCSFYATYRGCFDVPSPGQPDLPPAL
- a CDS encoding homoserine kinase, whose product is MAVFTAVSSSDLTDWLRHYSLGEVIEFRGITSGIENSNFFLTTSQGEYVLTIFEKLTAAQLPFYLDLMRHLAAHQVPVPDPLPRDDGALFGMLHGKPAALVTKLEGAPELAPSEAHCIEVGQMLARLHLAGRDFAPYQPNLRSLPWWRDTVPTLLPHLNDAQRTLLTSELAWQEAFFASAAYAELPAGPCHCDLFRDNVLFATRPAASASHAHSATASNTRLGGFFDFYFAGCDKWLFDVAVTINDWCVDLASGQLEPQRTGALLRAYQTVRPFTAAETAHWNDMLRAAAYRFWVSRLYDFHLPRTAELLQPHDPGHFERILRTRLTGADLSRYLS